One window from the genome of Myxococcus fulvus encodes:
- a CDS encoding efflux RND transporter periplasmic adaptor subunit: protein MTKTTLKAAVVVAAVVAGAACGGGKATPPAASAQVVQKPVGVRAVAPAPKLEASVLQATGNVRARQEATLSAEGTGPLTRIAVDVGDAVKKGQVLAQLDTTNARLAVNQAKASRAAADAALEGAKTEVERARTLAQSGSLAKASLDKAEVGYRQAQAQAEQTAAALATAQEALRDATLTAPFDGVITSRSRNEGDYVTPGTAVFGLVNPHALEVRAPVPEALVDRVKVGTLVKGALNPSGAPFEAKVRSLGAVIDPQTRTVEVLADVVPAKGEGPLLRAGALVELDFSGTLAADEAQAGLFLPSQAVNARGQQGFVWVVQDGKAQRRDVKVERVLPGYVRVVQGLGLQERVVADASLPLQNGTALQVVQ from the coding sequence ATGACGAAGACGACCTTGAAGGCAGCGGTGGTGGTGGCGGCGGTGGTGGCTGGGGCGGCGTGCGGTGGGGGCAAGGCGACGCCTCCGGCGGCCTCCGCGCAGGTGGTCCAGAAGCCGGTGGGCGTGCGCGCCGTGGCGCCCGCGCCGAAGCTGGAGGCGAGCGTCCTGCAGGCCACCGGCAACGTGCGCGCCCGGCAGGAGGCGACGCTGAGCGCGGAGGGCACCGGTCCCCTCACCCGCATCGCGGTGGACGTGGGCGACGCGGTGAAGAAGGGCCAGGTGCTCGCGCAGCTCGACACCACCAACGCGCGCCTCGCCGTGAATCAAGCGAAGGCGTCGCGGGCCGCGGCGGACGCGGCGCTGGAGGGCGCGAAGACGGAGGTGGAGCGCGCGCGGACGCTGGCGCAGTCCGGCAGCCTGGCGAAGGCCTCGCTCGACAAGGCCGAGGTCGGCTACCGACAGGCCCAGGCGCAGGCGGAGCAGACCGCCGCGGCGCTCGCCACCGCGCAGGAGGCGCTGCGCGACGCGACGCTCACCGCGCCGTTCGACGGCGTCATCACCAGCCGCTCGCGCAACGAGGGCGACTACGTGACGCCGGGCACGGCCGTCTTCGGGCTCGTCAACCCGCACGCGCTCGAGGTGCGCGCGCCGGTGCCCGAGGCGCTCGTGGACCGCGTGAAGGTGGGCACCCTCGTGAAGGGCGCGCTCAACCCGTCGGGCGCGCCGTTCGAGGCGAAGGTGCGCAGCCTGGGCGCCGTCATCGACCCGCAGACGCGCACCGTGGAGGTGCTCGCGGACGTGGTGCCCGCGAAGGGCGAGGGCCCCCTGCTGCGCGCGGGCGCCCTGGTGGAGCTCGACTTCTCCGGCACGCTCGCCGCCGACGAGGCGCAGGCGGGGCTGTTCCTCCCCTCGCAGGCCGTCAACGCGCGCGGTCAGCAGGGCTTCGTCTGGGTGGTGCAGGACGGCAAGGCCCAGCGTCGTGACGTCAAGGTGGAGCGCGTGCTGCCGGGCTACGTGCGCGTGGTGCAGGGCCTGGGTCTCCAGGAGCGCGTCGTCGCGGACGCGAGCCTGCCCCTGCAGAACGGCACCGCGCTCCAGGTCGTCCAGTAG
- a CDS encoding TetR/AcrR family transcriptional regulator yields MSSDPRTAILNAAGEVFGRYGFKKASVEDIAKRAGVGKGSIYLHFENKEALFEACVKQEVARGFVELRARLRDAKTPVEQVRTYIRCRIEQHTRKPEDPRIEMATVLELGEAAAHMIPQMVDEETSVLAAIIEHGVIQGVFHAGNSRQVARGLVELIMVLGPWMLTSEPDEQSQKALDASFEVFIRGLTVPPLPTS; encoded by the coding sequence ATGAGTTCTGACCCACGCACCGCCATCCTCAACGCCGCCGGAGAGGTCTTCGGCCGCTATGGCTTCAAGAAGGCCTCGGTCGAGGACATCGCCAAGCGCGCCGGGGTGGGCAAGGGCAGCATCTACCTGCACTTCGAGAACAAGGAGGCCCTGTTCGAGGCCTGCGTCAAACAGGAGGTCGCCCGAGGCTTCGTCGAGCTCCGGGCCCGTCTGCGCGACGCGAAGACGCCCGTGGAGCAGGTCCGCACGTACATCCGCTGCCGCATCGAGCAGCACACCCGGAAGCCTGAAGACCCGCGCATCGAGATGGCGACGGTGCTCGAGCTCGGCGAGGCGGCCGCCCACATGATTCCCCAGATGGTCGACGAGGAGACGAGCGTCCTGGCGGCCATCATCGAGCACGGTGTCATCCAGGGCGTGTTCCACGCGGGCAATTCACGGCAGGTGGCCCGCGGCCTCGTGGAGCTCATCATGGTCCTCGGCCCCTGGATGCTGACCTCTGAACCGGACGAGCAGTCCCAGAAGGCCCTCGACGCCTCCTTCGAGGTCTTCATCCGGGGCCTCACGGTCCCCCCTCTCCCCACCAGCTGA
- a CDS encoding TetR/AcrR family transcriptional regulator: protein MSASGASQDVRRHILEAAHPLLVSRGFTAVGLAEVLAAARVPKGSFYYYFGSKEAFGEAVLDAYFADYQSRMDALLAAPGSSAQRLMAYFEDWLASQTDASAASRCLVVKLGAEVCDLSESMRAALERGTQGIIDRLERCLEAGREDGSLTAPAHTRALALSLYQTWLGAGLLAKISRDRTPLDTAMTDTRRRLGIT from the coding sequence ATGAGCGCGAGCGGGGCCTCACAGGACGTCCGGCGGCACATCCTCGAGGCGGCGCATCCGCTGCTGGTGAGCAGGGGCTTCACGGCGGTGGGGCTGGCCGAGGTGCTGGCGGCGGCGAGGGTGCCGAAGGGCTCGTTCTATTACTACTTCGGCTCCAAGGAGGCGTTCGGCGAGGCGGTGCTCGACGCGTACTTCGCCGACTACCAGTCGCGGATGGATGCGCTGCTGGCGGCGCCGGGTTCTTCCGCGCAGCGGTTGATGGCGTACTTCGAGGACTGGCTCGCGTCGCAGACGGACGCGTCGGCCGCGAGCCGCTGTCTCGTCGTGAAGCTCGGCGCGGAGGTCTGTGACTTGTCGGAGAGCATGCGCGCGGCGTTGGAGCGCGGCACGCAGGGCATCATCGACCGGCTGGAGCGCTGTCTCGAGGCGGGGCGCGAGGACGGCTCGCTGACGGCGCCGGCGCACACGCGGGCGCTGGCGCTCTCGCTGTACCAGACGTGGCTCGGGGCCGGGCTGCTCGCGAAGATTTCCCGAGACCGCACGCCGCTCGACACGGCGATGACAGACACCCGGCGGCGGCTGGGCATCACCTAG
- a CDS encoding NADP-dependent oxidoreductase gives MSQSDVRNRRVVLAARPRGLPTSHDFRIEETAVPTPGEGQVLLRTLYLSLDPYMRPMMNEIPPAYADASVAVGALMVGGTVNRVVASRNPSFRVGDLVLGNAGWQDHALSDGKDLVALGDMKQPSLALGVLGMPGFTAHVGLLDIGEPKAGETVVVAAATGAVGAVVGQVAKLKGARVVGIAGGADKCRYAVEELGFDVCLDRREPRLAERLAAACPRGIDVYFENVGGEVFEAVVPLLNHHARVPLCGTIASYNEDAPPPGPNLLPKVMSVFQTKRVRAQGFIILDHYGARYDAFRRDMDAWVAEGRVKLLEDTVVGLENAPGAFIGMLQGKNVGKLVVRVSEG, from the coding sequence ATGAGTCAGAGCGATGTCCGCAACCGTCGAGTCGTCCTCGCCGCGCGTCCGCGTGGGCTTCCGACGTCCCATGACTTCCGCATCGAGGAGACGGCCGTCCCGACGCCGGGAGAAGGACAGGTGCTGCTGCGCACCCTGTACCTGTCGCTCGACCCGTACATGCGCCCGATGATGAATGAAATCCCTCCGGCGTATGCCGACGCCTCCGTGGCGGTGGGAGCACTCATGGTGGGCGGCACCGTCAATCGCGTCGTCGCCTCGCGCAATCCCAGCTTCCGCGTCGGCGACCTGGTGCTCGGCAACGCGGGCTGGCAGGACCATGCGCTGTCGGATGGGAAGGACCTGGTGGCGCTCGGGGACATGAAGCAGCCGTCGCTGGCGCTCGGGGTGCTCGGCATGCCCGGGTTCACCGCGCATGTGGGGCTGCTCGACATCGGTGAGCCGAAGGCGGGGGAGACGGTGGTGGTGGCCGCGGCGACCGGGGCGGTGGGCGCGGTGGTGGGGCAGGTCGCGAAGCTGAAGGGCGCGCGGGTGGTGGGAATCGCCGGGGGCGCGGACAAGTGCCGCTACGCCGTGGAGGAGCTGGGCTTCGACGTGTGCCTGGACCGGCGCGAGCCGAGGCTGGCCGAGCGTCTGGCCGCCGCCTGCCCGCGGGGCATCGACGTCTACTTCGAGAACGTGGGCGGTGAAGTGTTCGAGGCGGTGGTGCCGCTGCTCAACCACCACGCGCGCGTGCCGTTGTGCGGGACCATCGCCAGCTACAACGAGGACGCGCCGCCGCCCGGTCCGAACCTGCTGCCGAAGGTGATGTCCGTCTTCCAGACGAAGCGCGTCCGCGCGCAGGGCTTCATCATCCTGGACCACTACGGCGCGCGCTACGACGCCTTCCGCCGGGACATGGACGCGTGGGTGGCCGAGGGCCGCGTGAAGCTGCTCGAGGACACGGTCGTCGGGTTGGAGAACGCGCCTGGGGCGTTCATCGGGATGCTCCAGGGGAAGAACGTCGGCAAGCTCGTGGTGCGCGTCAGCGAGGGATGA
- a CDS encoding SMI1/KNR4 family protein, producing MSSALPPVLAARARRNSQNPHLTRERLERFEAGLPQPLPPDFRDVLVAYNGLYLDPCATGLRDALGDEVHIDELLGLHDHDWTPLRLGGTDIPLDILVFTQQRGSVNRFGLQLVDRPDSPRGTVWFFDCNAETETSDLYVPSACAASFGEFLARLVPLPEGPRFFTPPLEEPTPAESLEKVPADVPTPEKPLVLAGHGHTVEDARLDIRVTTLLRDEGASAWRYQPDRATARYDLELRVDSTSDEDGQPAPYASAMPVTEANQGRHPTLAEWPGLVVGQEEPWDAWLGPDAPSMGGNRLTVLERSGADLKVRWEARYSRAGQDLPFLFEGPARIGGIRFEVTSPEDIDRVLASAFGGRHQADEWIRIVGEQRDRGARVPEEGRYVFPVKLIPR from the coding sequence ATGTCGTCCGCCCTCCCCCCAGTCCTCGCGGCGCGAGCCCGGCGCAACTCGCAGAACCCCCACCTCACCCGCGAGCGACTGGAGCGGTTCGAAGCGGGGCTTCCACAGCCCCTGCCCCCGGACTTCCGTGACGTGCTGGTCGCGTACAACGGCCTCTACCTGGACCCGTGCGCGACGGGGCTCCGGGACGCGCTCGGGGACGAGGTGCACATCGACGAGCTGCTCGGCCTGCATGACCACGACTGGACCCCGCTCCGGCTCGGCGGCACGGACATCCCCCTGGACATCCTGGTCTTCACGCAGCAGCGGGGCAGCGTCAACCGCTTCGGCCTGCAGCTCGTCGACCGGCCCGACTCACCTCGGGGCACGGTCTGGTTCTTCGACTGCAACGCGGAGACAGAGACCTCGGACCTCTACGTGCCGAGCGCCTGCGCGGCGTCCTTCGGCGAGTTCCTCGCCCGGCTCGTGCCCCTCCCTGAGGGCCCGCGCTTCTTCACGCCGCCCCTGGAGGAGCCGACGCCCGCCGAATCGCTGGAGAAGGTTCCAGCGGACGTCCCCACACCCGAGAAGCCACTCGTGCTGGCCGGACATGGGCACACCGTGGAGGACGCGCGGCTGGACATCCGCGTCACCACGCTCCTCCGCGACGAGGGAGCCTCCGCCTGGCGCTACCAGCCGGACCGGGCCACGGCGCGGTACGACCTGGAGCTTCGCGTCGACTCGACCTCCGATGAGGACGGACAGCCGGCACCCTACGCCTCGGCGATGCCAGTCACCGAAGCGAACCAGGGACGACACCCGACGCTCGCCGAGTGGCCCGGGCTCGTCGTGGGGCAGGAGGAGCCCTGGGATGCGTGGCTCGGCCCGGACGCGCCCTCGATGGGAGGCAACCGGCTGACGGTGCTGGAGCGCTCCGGCGCGGACCTGAAGGTGCGCTGGGAGGCGCGCTACTCGCGGGCGGGCCAGGACCTGCCCTTCCTCTTCGAGGGCCCGGCGCGCATCGGGGGAATCCGATTCGAAGTGACCTCCCCCGAGGACATCGACCGAGTGCTCGCCTCCGCGTTCGGAGGCAGGCACCAGGCCGACGAATGGATCCGCATCGTCGGCGAGCAGCGGGACAGGGGCGCGCGGGTCCCCGAGGAAGGCCGCTACGTCTTCCCCGTCAAGCTCATCCCTCGCTGA
- a CDS encoding alpha/beta hydrolase encodes MVIERGSIELEPGKKVAYEIGSLYVPENRKKPDSRLIEVGFARIKAARPTGAPPVFWLPGGPGLSVLGSLTDNDPSTRGKARLWANFSQRSADVVVLEQRGYTRRGEMLESTSDAMPLEQPGSIHAEAQAMRALAKRAITEHSGKDLSGYNIGELAADVDSLRRALGYKKISLFGGSFGSQWSLAVIRLHPDIVARAVLSSVEPLNNAFDMPSHTFAALQRIAYDADQDAGLAPYRPAGGLMEAVRTLRRRLAQEPVRVEVRDDAGKAQTVVLGLEDLQLALLSHTTEGENWPAFILSLYHGHYEAWAREVIEQRAAGKNKLIGPLIDSSLRTTAEREHQLRTDPAVEFLGTWNFEANFASAADWPTPDIGDEVRTPVASPVPVVFVQGDWDTSTPVENTLGLLPYFPNGHTIITHRGGHDGTFYLLRSEEAASQAVYEFLKTGKMTGLPHHVTLPLPSFPRPTFPPPAAGAKAGTATQRP; translated from the coding sequence GTGGTCATCGAGCGCGGCAGCATCGAGCTCGAGCCGGGGAAGAAGGTCGCCTACGAGATTGGCTCGCTCTACGTCCCGGAGAACCGAAAGAAGCCGGACAGCCGACTCATCGAAGTGGGGTTCGCGCGCATCAAGGCGGCCAGACCCACGGGGGCGCCGCCCGTGTTCTGGTTGCCGGGGGGACCGGGCCTGAGCGTGCTCGGCTCACTCACCGACAACGACCCGTCCACCCGGGGGAAGGCGCGCCTGTGGGCGAACTTCAGCCAGCGGAGCGCCGACGTGGTGGTCCTCGAACAGCGAGGCTACACCCGGCGCGGGGAGATGCTCGAGTCGACGAGCGACGCGATGCCTTTGGAGCAGCCGGGGTCCATCCACGCGGAGGCCCAGGCCATGCGCGCGCTGGCGAAGCGGGCCATCACGGAGCACTCCGGCAAGGATTTGTCCGGGTACAACATCGGCGAGCTCGCCGCCGACGTGGACTCCCTGCGGCGCGCGCTCGGCTACAAGAAGATCAGCCTGTTCGGCGGCAGCTTCGGCTCGCAGTGGAGCCTCGCGGTGATTCGGCTGCACCCGGACATCGTCGCGCGCGCCGTGCTGTCCAGCGTGGAGCCCTTGAACAACGCCTTCGACATGCCCTCGCACACCTTCGCCGCGCTCCAGCGCATCGCGTACGACGCGGACCAGGATGCCGGGCTCGCGCCCTACCGTCCCGCGGGCGGGCTGATGGAGGCCGTGCGCACCCTGCGCCGTCGCCTCGCCCAGGAGCCGGTGCGGGTGGAGGTGCGCGACGACGCGGGGAAGGCCCAGACAGTCGTGCTGGGACTCGAGGACCTGCAGCTCGCGCTGCTCTCCCATACGACGGAGGGCGAGAACTGGCCGGCCTTCATCCTCTCGCTGTACCACGGGCACTACGAGGCGTGGGCACGCGAGGTCATCGAGCAGCGCGCCGCGGGCAAGAACAAGCTCATCGGCCCGCTCATCGACAGCAGCCTGCGCACCACCGCCGAGCGTGAGCACCAGCTGCGCACCGACCCCGCCGTCGAGTTCCTGGGGACGTGGAACTTCGAGGCGAACTTCGCCTCCGCGGCCGACTGGCCCACCCCGGACATCGGCGACGAGGTGCGAACGCCCGTCGCGAGCCCCGTCCCCGTCGTGTTCGTGCAAGGGGACTGGGACACCTCGACGCCGGTCGAGAACACGCTGGGCCTCCTGCCGTACTTCCCCAACGGCCACACCATCATCACCCACCGCGGCGGCCACGACGGCACCTTCTACCTCCTGCGGAGCGAAGAGGCCGCGAGCCAGGCCGTGTATGAGTTCCTCAAGACGGGGAAGATGACGGGCCTTCCACACCACGTGACGCTGCCGCTGCCCAGCTTCCCGCGGCCCACGTTCCCGCCACCCGCCGCGGGCGCGAAAGCGGGCACGGCGACCCAGCGCCCCTGA
- a CDS encoding pectate lyase yields MRNHARLLFLPLLSMFACAPTEGPPDGEAQTGEAPQAAVTPLRAKALGRMRNAAKYFHDNVARHGGYAWHHNASNLSERWGDIQLDEEQIMIQSPGTSDVAIAFVEAALADPATPALKTYALDTAMALRHGQVKSGGWRLYADFKPTPTLRACYLNTTANCGCGGCTTTAYDDQVTQNALIAMMRVDQLLGFANADISSASAYARARMETSQYPTHGGFPQGFSAPVAARPALSASYPPSIGTSCGLAQCHANAYTTEYWDDPTLNDNLATAFVEMLYWAQEIYPARAATYQSMRSAFGDFLRRAQMPQPQPAWAQQYDSQMQPRWARSWEAPAIAGQESQDVMWALLRLYQLDPSVPANRDAVATALAYLETVDFANDTLIHRYIELDDTAPSNLGFYTVKAGGYPVRFSSAPPTYQNYAWEVPSQLAALRAEYNRLASDTTVMKRSCQQLRYDTAQAVDAAVNNEKWLTNYSPGGPRSGATPGDYLDTSTFVRNLRTLAEFVTRTTTDCTAWNY; encoded by the coding sequence ATGAGAAACCACGCCAGACTCCTGTTCCTGCCACTCCTCTCGATGTTCGCCTGCGCTCCGACGGAGGGCCCGCCGGACGGCGAGGCCCAGACGGGTGAGGCTCCCCAGGCCGCCGTGACGCCGCTGCGCGCGAAGGCGCTCGGGCGCATGCGCAACGCGGCGAAGTACTTCCACGACAACGTCGCGCGGCATGGCGGCTACGCGTGGCACCACAATGCCAGCAACCTGAGCGAGCGCTGGGGGGACATCCAGCTCGACGAAGAGCAGATCATGATTCAGTCCCCCGGGACCTCCGACGTCGCCATCGCCTTCGTCGAGGCGGCGCTCGCCGACCCCGCCACGCCCGCGCTCAAGACCTACGCGCTGGACACGGCGATGGCGCTGCGTCACGGACAGGTGAAGTCGGGAGGCTGGCGCCTCTACGCCGACTTCAAGCCGACGCCGACGCTGCGGGCCTGCTACCTCAACACCACGGCGAACTGTGGCTGCGGCGGCTGCACCACCACGGCCTACGACGACCAGGTCACCCAGAACGCCCTCATCGCGATGATGCGCGTGGACCAGCTCCTCGGGTTCGCGAACGCGGACATCTCCAGCGCATCCGCATACGCCCGCGCGCGGATGGAGACTTCGCAGTACCCCACGCACGGCGGCTTCCCCCAGGGGTTCTCCGCCCCCGTCGCCGCCCGGCCCGCGCTTTCGGCCAGCTACCCTCCGTCCATCGGAACCTCGTGCGGCCTGGCCCAGTGCCACGCGAATGCGTACACCACCGAGTACTGGGATGACCCGACGCTGAACGACAACCTCGCGACCGCCTTCGTCGAGATGCTGTACTGGGCCCAGGAGATCTATCCCGCCCGCGCCGCGACGTATCAGTCCATGCGCTCGGCCTTCGGCGACTTCCTGCGCCGGGCCCAGATGCCCCAGCCCCAGCCCGCCTGGGCACAGCAGTATGACAGCCAGATGCAGCCCCGCTGGGCGCGCAGCTGGGAGGCCCCCGCCATCGCCGGCCAGGAGAGCCAGGACGTCATGTGGGCCCTGCTCCGCCTCTACCAGCTCGACCCGAGCGTCCCCGCCAATCGCGATGCCGTCGCCACCGCGCTCGCCTACCTGGAGACGGTCGACTTCGCCAACGACACGCTCATCCACCGCTACATCGAGCTCGATGACACGGCCCCGTCGAACCTCGGCTTCTACACCGTGAAAGCCGGCGGCTATCCAGTCCGCTTCTCCTCCGCGCCGCCCACCTACCAGAACTACGCCTGGGAGGTCCCCTCGCAGCTCGCCGCCCTCCGCGCCGAGTACAACCGGCTGGCCAGCGACACCACCGTGATGAAGCGCTCGTGCCAGCAGCTGCGCTACGACACCGCGCAGGCCGTCGACGCCGCGGTCAACAACGAGAAGTGGCTCACGAACTACAGCCCGGGTGGACCTCGCAGCGGCGCCACGCCCGGCGACTACCTCGACACGAGCACCTTCGTCCGGAACCTGCGCACACTCGCCGAGTTCGTCACGCGCACGACGACCGACTGCACGGCATGGAATTACTGA